From Deinococcus sp. HSC-46F16, the proteins below share one genomic window:
- a CDS encoding four-helix bundle copper-binding protein: MTQSLNVHQMQECLDACLACLRACEMCAEACLAEPDVTMLAECIRRDRDCADACALTARLLMRASDLHPDACRTCAEACARCAGECERHAGHHEHCRVCAEACRRCEALCRQMAA, encoded by the coding sequence ATGACCCAGTCCCTGAACGTGCACCAGATGCAGGAGTGCCTCGACGCCTGCCTCGCCTGCCTACGGGCCTGCGAGATGTGCGCCGAGGCGTGCCTGGCCGAGCCGGACGTGACGATGCTGGCCGAGTGCATCCGCCGCGACCGCGACTGCGCCGACGCCTGCGCCCTTACGGCCCGGCTGCTGATGCGGGCGAGCGACCTGCACCCCGACGCCTGCCGGACATGCGCCGAAGCCTGCGCCCGCTGCGCCGGGGAATGCGAGCGCCACGCCGGGCACCACGAGCACTGCCGGGTGTGCGCCGAAGCCTGCCGCCGCTGCGAGGCGCTGTGCCGTCAGATGGCCGCCTGA
- a CDS encoding M20 family metallopeptidase translates to MTTIQDPVMSLRDQLVAWRRHLHMNPEVGFHEHDTANYIEAELRQMPGLTVSRPTATSVLAILRGGKPGRTLLLRADIDALPIEEENTFEFRSQRPGAMHACGHDGHTAILLGVARLLSENPGEVPGEVRMIFQHAEEIGPGGAEELVMETGLMDGVDVVTGLHLNSQLPAGLVVVKPGAFMAAPDTVHITVKGKGGHGAHPEQTVDPIAVGAQVVTNLQHVVSRHVAALDALVVSITYFQSGTTHNVIPDTAALMGTVRTFDPELRQRAPELIERVVKGVTEAHGAGYDFRYEFGYRPLINTEWVAAQLKEIALETVGEEHYQDAQPTMGGEDFSAYLEKAPGAYFNVGSGSDEADSRWPHHHPRFTIDEESLVTGARMLYAAALRLTGEPGAERRN, encoded by the coding sequence ATGACCACAATCCAGGACCCGGTGATGAGCCTGCGGGATCAACTCGTCGCGTGGCGGCGGCACCTGCACATGAATCCCGAAGTCGGCTTTCACGAGCACGACACCGCCAACTACATCGAGGCCGAGTTGCGCCAGATGCCCGGCCTGACTGTGTCCCGCCCCACCGCGACGAGCGTGCTGGCGATATTGAGGGGCGGGAAGCCGGGGCGCACCCTCTTGCTGCGGGCCGATATCGACGCGCTGCCCATTGAGGAGGAGAACACCTTTGAGTTCCGCTCGCAGCGTCCCGGCGCGATGCACGCCTGCGGGCACGACGGCCACACGGCGATCCTGCTGGGCGTGGCGCGGCTGCTCTCCGAGAACCCCGGCGAGGTGCCCGGCGAGGTCCGCATGATCTTCCAGCACGCCGAGGAGATCGGGCCGGGCGGCGCCGAGGAACTCGTGATGGAGACGGGCCTGATGGACGGCGTGGACGTGGTGACGGGCCTGCACCTCAACTCCCAGCTTCCGGCGGGGCTGGTCGTGGTCAAGCCGGGGGCGTTCATGGCCGCGCCCGACACCGTCCACATCACCGTGAAGGGCAAGGGCGGGCACGGGGCGCACCCCGAGCAGACGGTCGACCCCATCGCGGTGGGGGCGCAGGTCGTGACCAACCTCCAGCATGTCGTGAGCCGCCACGTGGCCGCGCTCGACGCGCTCGTCGTGTCCATCACCTATTTCCAGAGCGGCACCACCCACAACGTCATTCCCGACACGGCAGCCTTGATGGGCACGGTGCGGACCTTCGACCCCGAGCTGCGGCAGCGGGCGCCGGAGCTGATCGAGCGGGTGGTCAAGGGCGTGACGGAAGCGCACGGGGCGGGCTACGACTTCCGCTACGAGTTCGGCTACCGGCCACTCATCAACACGGAATGGGTGGCCGCGCAGCTCAAGGAGATCGCGCTGGAGACGGTGGGGGAAGAGCACTACCAGGACGCGCAGCCCACGATGGGCGGCGAGGATTTCAGCGCCTACCTGGAAAAGGCGCCCGGCGCGTACTTCAACGTCGGCTCGGGCAGCGACGAGGCCGACAGCCGCTGGCCGCACCACCACCCCCGCTTCACCATCGACGAGGAGAGCCTAGTGACCGGAGCGCGGATGCTGTACGCCGCCGCGCTGCGGCTGACCGGGGAGCCGGGGGCCGAGCGCCGGAACTGA